In a genomic window of Quercus lobata isolate SW786 chromosome 4, ValleyOak3.0 Primary Assembly, whole genome shotgun sequence:
- the LOC115987043 gene encoding very-long-chain aldehyde decarbonylase CER1-like isoform X1 → MATKPGILTDWPWTPLGRFKYVILAPWAIHSTYSFIVKDKSERSLSLFLIFPFLLWRMLHNQIWISLSRYWTAKGKNSIVDKSIEFEQVDRESNWDDQILLSGALFYVGSKTLTQAENLPLWRTDGVIMTILLHSGPVEFLYYWLHRALHHHYLYSRYHSHHHSSIATEPITSVIHPFAEHIAYFALFSIPMLTTILTDTAYIASIAGYLTYIDFMNNMGHCNHELIPKWLFSIFPPLKYLMYTPSFHSLHHTQFRTNYSLFMPLYDFVYSTMDKSTDELYEISLKREAELPDVVHLTHLTTPESIYHLRLGFASLASKPYTSKWYFSLIWPMTLWSMMLNWLYGRTFIAERHRFNKLRIQSWVIPKYKIQYFLQYQNETINSLIEEAILEAEERGAKVLSLGLLNQEEELNRYGELYAERYPKLNVKVVDGSSLAVAVLLNSIPRGTTQVVLRGKLTKVAYALAFTLCQRGIKVLTILEDEFLKLNKSFNTNSESNLIFSASYSQKIWLVGDGLDEEEQLKAPKETLFIPFSQFPPKKLRKDCYYHSPPAMVTPRSLENMHSCENWLPRRAMSAWRIAGIVHALEGWSEHECGYTMSNIEKVWQASLQHGFQPLLLPTESKY, encoded by the exons tacgtGATCCTAGCTCCTTGGGCCATTCATAGCACCTACTCATTCATAGTTAAGGATAAGAGTGAAAGGTCCCTTTCACTCTTCCTCATATTTCCATTTCTACTATGGAGGATGCTTCACAACCAAATATGGATTAGTCTCTCTCGTTACTGGACTGCCAAAGGCAAGAACTCGATCGTTGACAAGAGTATCGAGTTTGAGCAAGTTGACAGAGAAAGCAATTG GGATGACCAAATATTGTTAAGTGGAGCCTTGTTCTACGTAGGAAGTAAGACATTGACTCAGGCAGAGAACCTACCATTGTGGAGGACAGATGGAGTAATTATGACGATTCTTCTACATTCTGGTCCTGTAGAGTTTCTCTATTATTGGCTCCACAGAGCACTGCACCACCATTATCTTTACTCTCGCTACCATTCCCATCACCATTCTTCAATTGCCACAGAGCCTATAACTT cTGTCATTCATCCATTTGCAGAGCACATAGCATATTTCGCGTTGTTTTCCATACCAATGTTAACAACAATACTTACTGATACTGCCTATATTGCATCTATTGCTGGCTACCTTACATATATTGATTTTATGAACAATATGGGTCACTGCAATCATGAGCTCATTCCAAAGTGgctcttttccatctttcctccACTGAAGTACCTCATGTACACCCCCTC GTTTCACTCTCTGCATCATACACAATTTCGTACCAATTATTCGTTGTTCATGCCACTCTATGACTTTGTATATAGTACCATGGACAAATCTACAGACGAACTATATGAAATTTCACTCAAAAGGGAAGCAGAATTACCAGATGTAGTGCACCTCACTCATCTAACTACGCCTGAGTCCATCTATCATCTCAGACTTGGTTTTGCCTCTTTGGCCTCCAAACCCTACACATCAAAATGGTACTTCTCATTAATTTGGCCTATGACATTGTGGTCTATGATGTTAAATTGGTTATATGGCCGTACTTTCATTGCTGAGAGACATCGTTTTAATAAACTCAGAATACAAAGTTGGGTCataccaaaatataaaatacaa TACTTTCTGCAATATCAAAATGAGACAATAAATAGCTTAATTGAGGAAGCCATACTGGAAGCAGAGGAAAGAGGTGCTAAAGTGTTAAGCTTAGGTCTCTTGAATCAG GAAGAGGAGCTTAATAGATATGGTGAACTTTATGCTGAGAGATACCCTAAGCTAAATGTGAAGGTCGTAGATGGGAGTAGTCTGGCAGTTGCTGTTCTGCTAAACAGCATTCCCAGAGGAACAACCCAAGTGGTTCTTAGAGGCAAACTCACCAAGGTTGCTTATGCCTTGGCCTTTACCTTATGTCAAAGGGGTATCAAG GTGCTTACAATACTAGAGGATGAGTTTTTGAAGCTAAACAAATCGTTCAACACCAATTCTGAAAGTAATTTGATATTTTCAGCAAGTTATTCTCAAAAG ATTTGGTTAGTGGGAGATGGATTGGATGAGGAAGAACAGTTAAAGGCGCCCAAAGAAACATTATTTATTCCCTTCTCACAATTCCCACCAAAGAAATTGCGCAAAGACTGCTACTACCATAGCCCTCCAGCAATGGTGACTCCAAGGTCTCTTGAGAACATGCACTCTTGTGAG AATTGGTTGCCAAGAAGAGCGATGAGTGCTTGGCGTATAGCTGGGATTGTGCATGCTTTGGAAGGATGGAGTGAACACGAGTGCGGTTACACAATGTCCAACATTGAGAAAGTTTGGCAAGCAAGTCTTCAACATGGATTTCAGCCTTTGCTGCTTCCAACTGAATCAAAATACTAA
- the LOC115987043 gene encoding very-long-chain aldehyde decarbonylase CER1-like isoform X2, whose translation MATKPGILTDWPWTPLGRFKYVILAPWAIHSTYSFIVKDKSERSLSLFLIFPFLLWRMLHNQIWISLSRYWTAKGKNSIVDKSIEFEQVDRESNWDDQILLSGALFYVGSKTLTQAENLPLWRTDGVIMTILLHSGPVEFLYYWLHRALHHHYLYSRYHSHHHSSIATEPITSVIHPFAEHIAYFALFSIPMLTTILTDTAYIASIAGYLTYIDFMNNMGHCNHELIPKWLFSIFPPLKYLMYTPSTMDKSTDELYEISLKREAELPDVVHLTHLTTPESIYHLRLGFASLASKPYTSKWYFSLIWPMTLWSMMLNWLYGRTFIAERHRFNKLRIQSWVIPKYKIQYFLQYQNETINSLIEEAILEAEERGAKVLSLGLLNQEEELNRYGELYAERYPKLNVKVVDGSSLAVAVLLNSIPRGTTQVVLRGKLTKVAYALAFTLCQRGIKVLTILEDEFLKLNKSFNTNSESNLIFSASYSQKIWLVGDGLDEEEQLKAPKETLFIPFSQFPPKKLRKDCYYHSPPAMVTPRSLENMHSCENWLPRRAMSAWRIAGIVHALEGWSEHECGYTMSNIEKVWQASLQHGFQPLLLPTESKY comes from the exons tacgtGATCCTAGCTCCTTGGGCCATTCATAGCACCTACTCATTCATAGTTAAGGATAAGAGTGAAAGGTCCCTTTCACTCTTCCTCATATTTCCATTTCTACTATGGAGGATGCTTCACAACCAAATATGGATTAGTCTCTCTCGTTACTGGACTGCCAAAGGCAAGAACTCGATCGTTGACAAGAGTATCGAGTTTGAGCAAGTTGACAGAGAAAGCAATTG GGATGACCAAATATTGTTAAGTGGAGCCTTGTTCTACGTAGGAAGTAAGACATTGACTCAGGCAGAGAACCTACCATTGTGGAGGACAGATGGAGTAATTATGACGATTCTTCTACATTCTGGTCCTGTAGAGTTTCTCTATTATTGGCTCCACAGAGCACTGCACCACCATTATCTTTACTCTCGCTACCATTCCCATCACCATTCTTCAATTGCCACAGAGCCTATAACTT cTGTCATTCATCCATTTGCAGAGCACATAGCATATTTCGCGTTGTTTTCCATACCAATGTTAACAACAATACTTACTGATACTGCCTATATTGCATCTATTGCTGGCTACCTTACATATATTGATTTTATGAACAATATGGGTCACTGCAATCATGAGCTCATTCCAAAGTGgctcttttccatctttcctccACTGAAGTACCTCATGTACACCCCCTC TACCATGGACAAATCTACAGACGAACTATATGAAATTTCACTCAAAAGGGAAGCAGAATTACCAGATGTAGTGCACCTCACTCATCTAACTACGCCTGAGTCCATCTATCATCTCAGACTTGGTTTTGCCTCTTTGGCCTCCAAACCCTACACATCAAAATGGTACTTCTCATTAATTTGGCCTATGACATTGTGGTCTATGATGTTAAATTGGTTATATGGCCGTACTTTCATTGCTGAGAGACATCGTTTTAATAAACTCAGAATACAAAGTTGGGTCataccaaaatataaaatacaa TACTTTCTGCAATATCAAAATGAGACAATAAATAGCTTAATTGAGGAAGCCATACTGGAAGCAGAGGAAAGAGGTGCTAAAGTGTTAAGCTTAGGTCTCTTGAATCAG GAAGAGGAGCTTAATAGATATGGTGAACTTTATGCTGAGAGATACCCTAAGCTAAATGTGAAGGTCGTAGATGGGAGTAGTCTGGCAGTTGCTGTTCTGCTAAACAGCATTCCCAGAGGAACAACCCAAGTGGTTCTTAGAGGCAAACTCACCAAGGTTGCTTATGCCTTGGCCTTTACCTTATGTCAAAGGGGTATCAAG GTGCTTACAATACTAGAGGATGAGTTTTTGAAGCTAAACAAATCGTTCAACACCAATTCTGAAAGTAATTTGATATTTTCAGCAAGTTATTCTCAAAAG ATTTGGTTAGTGGGAGATGGATTGGATGAGGAAGAACAGTTAAAGGCGCCCAAAGAAACATTATTTATTCCCTTCTCACAATTCCCACCAAAGAAATTGCGCAAAGACTGCTACTACCATAGCCCTCCAGCAATGGTGACTCCAAGGTCTCTTGAGAACATGCACTCTTGTGAG AATTGGTTGCCAAGAAGAGCGATGAGTGCTTGGCGTATAGCTGGGATTGTGCATGCTTTGGAAGGATGGAGTGAACACGAGTGCGGTTACACAATGTCCAACATTGAGAAAGTTTGGCAAGCAAGTCTTCAACATGGATTTCAGCCTTTGCTGCTTCCAACTGAATCAAAATACTAA